A window of the Isosphaera pallida ATCC 43644 genome harbors these coding sequences:
- a CDS encoding S41 family peptidase, with amino-acid sequence MSGRHRERNIRRRRFGNTPASLDQPGRFQRQGQGPFVWAAWWVVVSLLLPVGSPVPALAWVQLDPAPVVSLPAGALAPALPDDGESDEPTRLLRAGITLERRRAWDEAVRHYTEASKRHPDCADFQDRKRLCEIHARLNKRYRDRSFQNDLLTLEPEVSQALYAEVLEQIERHYVDVVSMERLVKRGIDHFDVALRDPVFVDRHLGHQPAERIRLVRERLRAERQTVRVSTRREAIFEAHRLVSMASRALRLEPTPAMLEFIFGACDALDPHTTCLTPDRLNELFALIDGNFVGLGVDLKYEQDALKLVGVLRGGPAAEAGLRPGDWIIAVDGRSLAKLDLDTAARTLEGPEGSSVELEIRRAPGTIHRVRLVRRHVEIESVAEVKIIDRSRGVGYIRLNGFQRTTLEEFQRAMRRLEQDGMTALVLDLRDNPGGLLNVSIDLADLFLDRGRIVRTRGRAADQTSDYIDRTPAVYRLPLAVLIDRHSASAAEVLAGALKENERALVVGETSYGKGSIQSILPLRTVPVGLKLTTAVFHSPLDHPYSGHGVVPNLMVRSNLKPTLSGESAGAADGTPAYDPIREAALRRLDDYPKLGPRPGRAIRTQPGL; translated from the coding sequence ATGAGTGGTCGGCATCGGGAGCGAAACATCCGGCGGCGTCGCTTCGGAAACACACCGGCTTCTCTCGATCAGCCGGGTCGGTTTCAACGCCAAGGACAAGGGCCATTCGTGTGGGCGGCTTGGTGGGTGGTGGTTTCGCTCCTGCTCCCGGTGGGATCACCTGTCCCAGCCCTCGCGTGGGTCCAATTAGATCCAGCTCCCGTCGTTTCGCTCCCGGCCGGAGCGCTCGCCCCCGCCTTGCCCGACGACGGCGAGTCGGACGAGCCAACCCGGTTGTTGCGGGCGGGGATCACCTTAGAACGTCGCCGCGCCTGGGACGAGGCAGTTCGCCACTACACCGAAGCGTCCAAACGCCACCCCGATTGTGCTGACTTCCAAGACCGCAAGCGGTTGTGCGAAATTCACGCGCGGCTCAACAAGCGATACCGTGATCGAAGTTTCCAGAACGACCTGCTCACTCTGGAACCGGAGGTTTCCCAAGCGCTTTACGCCGAAGTTCTCGAACAAATCGAGCGGCATTACGTCGATGTGGTGTCGATGGAGCGTCTGGTCAAGCGTGGCATCGACCACTTCGACGTCGCTTTGCGCGACCCGGTGTTTGTGGATCGCCACCTGGGACACCAGCCGGCCGAGCGGATCCGCCTCGTCCGCGAGCGTCTCCGAGCCGAACGGCAAACCGTCCGGGTCAGCACCCGTCGTGAAGCGATCTTCGAAGCGCATCGGCTGGTGAGCATGGCCAGCCGGGCACTGCGGTTGGAACCAACCCCCGCTATGTTGGAATTCATCTTCGGTGCTTGTGACGCGCTGGATCCGCATACCACATGCCTGACCCCTGATCGATTGAACGAACTCTTCGCTCTGATCGACGGCAATTTCGTGGGTCTTGGGGTCGATCTCAAATACGAGCAGGACGCCCTCAAATTGGTGGGAGTGCTTCGGGGCGGTCCCGCGGCCGAGGCGGGACTGAGGCCGGGAGATTGGATCATTGCCGTGGACGGCCGCTCCTTGGCCAAGCTCGATCTGGACACCGCCGCCCGGACTCTCGAGGGTCCCGAAGGATCCTCGGTCGAGTTGGAGATTCGTCGCGCTCCAGGCACGATCCATCGTGTGCGTTTGGTGCGTCGTCATGTCGAAATCGAAAGCGTGGCCGAAGTCAAGATCATCGACCGCTCACGCGGCGTGGGTTACATTCGCCTCAACGGCTTCCAACGGACCACCTTGGAGGAGTTTCAGCGGGCGATGCGGCGGTTGGAGCAGGACGGAATGACCGCGCTGGTCTTGGACCTTCGAGACAACCCCGGCGGATTGCTGAATGTCTCAATCGACCTGGCCGACCTCTTTTTAGATCGGGGTCGGATTGTCCGCACTCGGGGACGGGCGGCGGACCAAACCAGCGACTACATCGACCGAACTCCAGCGGTCTATCGCTTGCCGCTGGCGGTCTTGATCGACCGTCACTCCGCCAGCGCAGCGGAGGTTCTGGCCGGAGCCTTAAAGGAGAACGAGCGGGCGTTGGTGGTTGGCGAAACCAGCTACGGCAAGGGTTCGATTCAAAGCATTCTGCCGTTGCGAACCGTGCCAGTCGGTCTCAAACTCACCACCGCCGTGTTCCACTCGCCACTCGATCACCCCTACTCAGGACACGGGGTGGTTCCCAATCTCATGGTGCGCTCTAATCTCAAGCCAACCCTCTCGGGCGAATCCGCTGGCGCGGCCGATGGAACGCCAGCCTACGATCCAATCCGCGAAGCAGCGCTCCGACGTTTGGATGACTATCCCAAACTCGGACCCCGCCCGGGTCGAGCCATACGGACACAACCGGGCCTCTAA
- a CDS encoding glycosyltransferase family 4 protein yields the protein MLSLGHSQVVGSNRRLAYELAMAYGWEVVVVAPRVWKGEWGRMTADPVEVGLPHCGSSRPSHGASLVLDDLVQPFARLPQLIRYGRTALDLIRSGRFDLIRLEQEPYVLAAGQTARAMPSNSFLAVATYQNLLKRYPPPFSWSERATISRADAWLPYGQTARNALASRYDTGRILVRVLPPGVDHHRFAPNPAAARTIRQRLGWSEPGPPLIGYVGRFVPEKGIDLLIDLMDRREPGRFRGLFVGGGPLESQLRALESRHQGAVRVVTGVGHEAIAGWINALDLLVLPSRTTRRWREQFGRVLVEAMACGKPVIATASGEIPHVVGEAGWLVAERPAHQRSIEVEDWLHAILQLVESPDRRRQLGDAGRTRVLDRFAWPVIAAAYVDLLEHLRSQPRP from the coding sequence ATGCTCTCGCTGGGTCACAGTCAGGTGGTCGGTTCTAACCGCCGCTTGGCTTACGAACTGGCGATGGCCTACGGTTGGGAGGTCGTGGTTGTCGCGCCCCGCGTTTGGAAGGGGGAATGGGGGCGGATGACCGCCGACCCAGTGGAGGTGGGACTTCCGCACTGCGGCTCCTCCCGCCCATCTCACGGCGCGTCGTTGGTCTTGGACGATTTGGTTCAACCATTCGCCCGACTTCCCCAACTCATTCGATATGGGCGAACCGCACTGGATTTGATTCGGTCGGGCCGATTTGACCTGATCCGGCTTGAACAGGAACCCTACGTTCTAGCCGCCGGTCAGACAGCTCGGGCCATGCCCAGTAACTCATTCCTCGCCGTGGCGACCTATCAGAACCTTCTCAAGCGCTATCCCCCGCCCTTCTCCTGGTCGGAACGGGCGACCATCAGCCGCGCTGACGCCTGGCTACCTTACGGACAAACCGCCCGCAACGCCTTAGCGTCCCGCTATGACACGGGACGCATTCTCGTGCGCGTCCTTCCCCCCGGGGTGGACCATCACCGATTCGCCCCCAATCCCGCCGCTGCCCGCACAATCCGCCAACGCCTAGGTTGGAGCGAGCCGGGGCCCCCCCTGATTGGTTACGTCGGACGCTTCGTCCCCGAAAAAGGGATCGACCTGCTCATCGACTTGATGGATCGTCGTGAACCCGGCCGATTTCGTGGTCTGTTCGTCGGCGGTGGGCCTCTGGAATCCCAACTGCGCGCGCTCGAATCCCGACACCAAGGCGCGGTTCGCGTCGTCACCGGGGTCGGCCACGAAGCCATTGCTGGCTGGATTAATGCGCTCGACCTCCTGGTGTTGCCAAGTCGCACCACTCGACGCTGGCGGGAGCAATTTGGTCGGGTGTTGGTTGAGGCGATGGCCTGCGGCAAACCAGTGATCGCCACGGCCTCCGGCGAGATTCCCCACGTCGTAGGCGAGGCGGGGTGGCTGGTCGCAGAACGCCCAGCCCATCAACGATCCATTGAGGTCGAGGACTGGCTCCACGCCATCCTCCAGCTGGTCGAGTCCCCCGATCGCCGCCGTCAGCTCGGCGACGCCGGACGCACGCGTGTCCTCGATCGATTCGCTTGGCCAGTGATCGCCGCCGCTTATGTCGATCTTCTAGAACACCTCCGTTCGCAACCCCGACCCTAA
- a CDS encoding acyl carrier protein — protein MDDIKSAVQDYILREFLPGESPEELRAETPLITGGILDSISTLKLVAFLEETFGITVEAHEAGVAHLDSIERIADLVESKTNAA, from the coding sequence ATGGATGACATCAAATCCGCGGTTCAAGACTATATCCTCCGCGAGTTTCTGCCTGGGGAATCCCCCGAGGAACTGCGAGCGGAAACCCCGCTCATCACGGGGGGGATCCTCGATTCGATCAGCACCCTCAAGCTCGTCGCATTCCTGGAGGAGACCTTCGGGATCACGGTGGAAGCTCATGAAGCCGGGGTGGCCCACCTCGACTCGATCGAGCGGATCGCTGACCTTGTGGAGTCCAAAACCAACGCGGCTTGA
- a CDS encoding polysaccharide biosynthesis/export family protein, whose translation MGWNLVVPAMILTLSGCGLFQRQEAHPVGIVDFNQPRELDKTTQPPYVVEPGDQLAISIRPTSIFFTQPTVTVQTDGMIDLEFFGEVMVAGATLQDVEQRLLQQVMEVTRRRNLPSTEPIEVAVRLVSSASKHYYVLGKVRDPGRVPLTTSITVLDAILNAGLLSYSRPEEAYLSRPHLPGMPPLILKIDWEAITKFGDTTTNYQVMPGDRIIVPGGRQPGLLGTLLGIGGN comes from the coding sequence ATGGGATGGAATCTCGTCGTCCCGGCGATGATCCTGACGCTTTCCGGTTGCGGCTTGTTCCAACGGCAAGAAGCGCATCCCGTCGGAATCGTCGATTTCAATCAACCCCGTGAATTGGACAAGACGACCCAACCCCCTTATGTTGTGGAACCCGGCGACCAGTTGGCAATCTCAATTCGGCCCACCTCGATTTTCTTCACGCAGCCGACCGTGACGGTCCAAACCGACGGAATGATCGACCTGGAATTTTTCGGCGAGGTGATGGTCGCGGGAGCGACTCTTCAGGACGTTGAACAACGTTTACTCCAGCAAGTCATGGAGGTCACTCGCCGTCGCAACCTCCCATCAACCGAGCCAATCGAGGTCGCAGTAAGGTTGGTGTCCAGCGCCAGCAAGCATTACTACGTGCTGGGTAAGGTGCGTGATCCCGGACGGGTGCCTCTCACCACCTCGATCACCGTGTTGGACGCGATCTTGAACGCGGGTTTGCTCTCTTACAGCCGTCCCGAGGAGGCATATCTTTCGCGTCCCCACTTACCCGGCATGCCTCCGTTGATCCTCAAGATCGACTGGGAGGCGATCACCAAGTTTGGCGACACCACGACAAATTATCAGGTGATGCCAGGAGATCGCATCATTGTACCCGGTGGCCGCCAGCCCGGTTTGCTGGGAACCTTGCTGGGCATCGGTGGCAACTGA
- a CDS encoding NAD-dependent epimerase/dehydratase family protein — MGQHKPILVVGAGGAWGAGVVQTWLDRCLGPVRVLVRSIARTRRRHPEAAWLEQVEWREGDPSDIEVLLEAVVGCGILVQAARAAPILRTRLQTDLDARAYAAACAEGARLVIWDDTVGFASELTPVIEESTPADPFDERGAARNQWLSRVRDSAGVGAPVLVVRSGEPFGPGVRSGWTTRVFNAARAHQPIAVPGDPHAPFTAAYVPDLVRLTVDLLDRPAQPLNPVEVVHLAGPQFESRWAFACQVAAACQQPDRLVRSVPWWLMAALGLIDPEAQVYYAQRRAIDRPVRLDDPRRRELLPDFQLTPVTEAIDRTLQAGEPIL; from the coding sequence ATGGGTCAACACAAGCCGATCCTGGTGGTAGGAGCGGGGGGAGCGTGGGGCGCGGGAGTGGTTCAGACTTGGTTGGATCGCTGCTTGGGTCCGGTGCGGGTGTTGGTGCGTTCGATCGCTCGAACACGTCGGCGACATCCCGAGGCGGCCTGGTTGGAACAGGTGGAATGGCGTGAAGGGGATCCCTCCGACATCGAGGTGTTGCTGGAGGCCGTCGTGGGCTGTGGAATCCTCGTCCAAGCGGCCCGCGCTGCGCCGATTCTCCGCACGCGGCTTCAAACCGATCTCGACGCCCGAGCCTACGCCGCGGCGTGTGCCGAAGGGGCTCGGTTGGTGATTTGGGACGACACGGTGGGCTTCGCCTCGGAATTGACTCCGGTGATTGAGGAATCCACTCCGGCCGATCCATTTGACGAGCGGGGCGCGGCCCGCAACCAGTGGTTAAGTCGGGTCCGGGACTCGGCTGGCGTCGGCGCGCCTGTGTTGGTAGTACGTTCGGGCGAGCCCTTCGGTCCGGGAGTCCGATCGGGCTGGACTACTCGGGTGTTCAACGCCGCGCGGGCTCACCAACCTATCGCGGTGCCGGGCGACCCCCACGCCCCCTTCACGGCAGCGTATGTCCCAGACTTGGTTCGACTTACGGTCGATCTTCTGGATCGTCCCGCCCAACCACTCAATCCCGTGGAGGTGGTCCACCTGGCCGGTCCTCAATTCGAGAGCCGTTGGGCCTTCGCCTGCCAAGTCGCCGCCGCCTGTCAACAACCGGATCGCCTCGTGCGCTCGGTCCCCTGGTGGCTCATGGCCGCCTTGGGTCTCATCGACCCCGAAGCCCAGGTGTATTACGCTCAACGCCGCGCAATCGACCGGCCGGTTCGTTTGGATGATCCACGTCGGCGCGAACTGCTGCCGGACTTTCAACTCACCCCGGTGACCGAAGCGATCGACCGCACCCTTCAAGCTGGTGAACCCATCCTGTAA
- a CDS encoding aminotransferase class I/II-fold pyridoxal phosphate-dependent enzyme, translating to MSEAIHKTEFISDSSDRTATSRGDRWEETEEITPIRHGGDLDSIRARYGLNDLPLVDFSVSINAIGMTKRVWEAAWAAFGQSERYPVTGCPRLVEAIAQFHDVPKNCVLVGAGTTELIRLLAESQADPMRRRAERLGRPEAPLAHLIEPSYAEYRRCSALARLRPKVWPTEVIGWTQSFAPPEGAIGIHWTGHPNNPTGRAWNRSALLDAVDRGGPHLITAVDEAYLQFLPDEADRTVVNEVVRRDNLIVFRSMTKFYAMPGLRVGYAVGSPNVIERMRARQDPWTVAAPAEAAARVALEETPDYAPRVVASILRESRRVLDHLWDFPGIRPVWPGRERPADAPGLPNFLLISVTEDSPWTSQTLHEALARRGVVTRECSNYRGLEIGSVLHGPGLTVPTRGHLRFAIRSLRENDLLLTQLRDLTRSSLS from the coding sequence GTGTCCGAAGCGATTCACAAAACGGAGTTCATTTCCGACTCCTCAGACCGAACCGCGACAAGTCGGGGAGATCGTTGGGAAGAAACCGAGGAGATCACGCCAATTCGTCATGGCGGCGACTTGGATTCGATTCGAGCGCGTTATGGATTGAACGACCTGCCGTTGGTGGATTTTTCGGTCAGTATCAACGCGATAGGGATGACGAAGCGGGTTTGGGAAGCCGCATGGGCCGCGTTTGGCCAATCCGAACGCTACCCGGTCACCGGATGCCCTCGCTTGGTGGAGGCGATCGCCCAATTTCACGACGTTCCGAAGAACTGCGTGCTGGTTGGCGCGGGCACGACCGAGTTGATCCGTCTTCTGGCCGAATCTCAGGCCGACCCAATGCGGCGGCGCGCTGAGCGTCTTGGTCGGCCCGAGGCACCTCTGGCGCACTTGATCGAGCCTAGCTACGCCGAATACCGTCGCTGTTCCGCCCTAGCCCGACTTCGCCCCAAGGTCTGGCCTACCGAGGTCATCGGCTGGACCCAGTCCTTTGCACCGCCGGAGGGCGCAATTGGGATTCACTGGACCGGCCACCCCAACAACCCCACTGGCCGCGCTTGGAATCGCTCCGCGTTGCTCGACGCGGTCGATCGTGGAGGGCCGCATCTGATCACCGCCGTGGATGAAGCCTATTTGCAATTTTTGCCCGACGAGGCGGATCGGACGGTGGTCAACGAGGTGGTTCGCCGGGATAATCTGATTGTGTTCCGCTCGATGACCAAGTTTTACGCCATGCCCGGTCTTCGGGTCGGCTACGCGGTTGGCTCGCCCAACGTGATTGAACGCATGAGGGCACGCCAGGACCCCTGGACCGTTGCCGCCCCCGCTGAGGCTGCGGCTCGCGTGGCGCTGGAGGAAACCCCCGATTACGCTCCCCGCGTCGTCGCGTCAATCCTGCGTGAGTCGCGTCGGGTCTTGGATCATCTTTGGGATTTTCCCGGCATCCGTCCGGTCTGGCCCGGTCGGGAACGTCCCGCCGACGCGCCCGGCCTGCCCAACTTCCTCCTGATCAGCGTGACCGAGGATTCCCCTTGGACCTCACAAACCTTGCATGAGGCTCTTGCCCGCCGCGGCGTGGTGACCCGGGAATGCTCCAACTATCGCGGGTTGGAGATCGGTTCGGTTCTCCACGGACCCGGCTTGACCGTGCCGACCCGCGGCCACTTAAGGTTTGCCATCCGATCGCTGCGTGAGAACGACCTGCTGCTGACCCAGCTACGCGATCTGACACGGTCCTCCCTGTCTTGA
- a CDS encoding DUF2256 domain-containing protein has translation MPHQTPNQRPSKLCPICGRLFIWRKKWERCWDQVVYCSDRCRSQSGRRPNTPPNESPSPPKSLRSPLY, from the coding sequence ATGCCCCACCAAACTCCCAATCAACGTCCCTCAAAACTCTGCCCGATCTGCGGACGCTTGTTCATTTGGCGCAAGAAGTGGGAACGCTGTTGGGATCAGGTCGTCTATTGCTCGGATCGGTGTCGCTCTCAAAGCGGTCGAAGACCCAACACCCCTCCCAACGAGTCCCCCTCTCCCCCCAAATCCCTTCGCTCCCCCCTCTACTAA
- a CDS encoding competence/damage-inducible protein A: MRVEILAIGTELVSGAKTDTNSGWLARRLGDLGLTARFITLLGDDHADNLDAFRVAAVRSDVVLTTGGLGPTQDDLTREIVAELRGVPLIEDRDSLEAIRGFFARLNRTMSPRNAVQALVPEDCRPIPNPVGTAPGIWAPPRPNDPQVRAAFVCLPGVPHEMKTMFDERVIPLLRDAFPQAFGSNVLTTRLNLFGRGESEMESQALDLTTRGRNPDVGITASDGLISFHIRSFGSTEAEARQRLEADRQEIQRRFADFLVGEGSEELPHAVARLLAERKVTLALAESCTGGMISTELTAIPGISAHYLGGLVTYANTAKTQLLGVPASLLETHGAVSEPVARAMAEGVRLRLGADLGLSVTGIAGPGGGSLEKPVGLVWFGLATSQGSIAHRSEIGPEKPRDIIRKRAVRIALDLVRRHLRSSADPHRPPQTNDLASSSS; this comes from the coding sequence ATGCGCGTGGAAATCCTAGCGATCGGCACGGAGTTGGTGAGTGGAGCCAAGACCGATACCAATAGCGGTTGGCTGGCGCGTCGTTTGGGCGACCTGGGACTGACCGCCCGGTTTATCACCCTGCTTGGCGACGACCACGCCGACAATCTCGACGCCTTCCGCGTTGCCGCAGTTCGCTCCGATGTCGTGCTGACCACTGGGGGGTTGGGGCCGACCCAGGACGACCTCACCCGCGAGATCGTCGCGGAACTCCGTGGCGTCCCTTTGATCGAGGACCGGGACTCCTTGGAGGCGATTCGCGGCTTCTTCGCCCGTCTCAACCGAACCATGTCGCCCCGCAACGCCGTGCAAGCTCTTGTGCCCGAGGATTGTCGGCCCATCCCCAACCCGGTCGGTACCGCACCTGGAATCTGGGCCCCACCCCGTCCCAACGATCCCCAGGTCCGGGCCGCCTTCGTCTGTCTCCCAGGCGTGCCCCATGAAATGAAGACCATGTTCGACGAACGGGTGATTCCACTGCTCCGCGACGCCTTCCCCCAGGCATTCGGTTCGAACGTGTTGACCACGCGATTGAACCTCTTCGGACGTGGCGAGTCGGAAATGGAATCCCAAGCGCTCGATCTGACCACGCGGGGACGCAACCCCGACGTGGGCATCACCGCCAGCGACGGCCTTATCAGCTTTCATATCCGCTCGTTCGGCTCGACCGAAGCAGAAGCGCGCCAACGCCTGGAAGCCGATCGTCAAGAGATTCAACGCCGATTCGCCGACTTCCTAGTGGGCGAGGGTTCGGAAGAATTGCCTCACGCTGTGGCCCGCCTCTTGGCTGAACGGAAAGTCACTCTAGCCCTGGCGGAAAGCTGCACGGGGGGGATGATCTCCACCGAACTCACCGCCATTCCCGGCATCAGCGCTCATTATCTAGGGGGGTTGGTCACATACGCCAACACGGCCAAAACGCAACTCTTGGGAGTTCCCGCCTCGTTGTTGGAAACCCACGGAGCGGTTTCCGAACCAGTGGCCCGCGCCATGGCCGAAGGCGTGCGGCTCCGTCTGGGTGCCGACCTCGGACTCAGCGTCACCGGTATCGCGGGCCCCGGAGGCGGTAGCCTCGAAAAGCCGGTGGGTTTGGTTTGGTTTGGTCTGGCCACCTCCCAAGGTTCCATCGCCCATCGCAGCGAGATCGGACCCGAAAAACCCCGCGACATCATCCGTAAACGCGCTGTTCGCATCGCGCTCGATCTGGTTCGGCGACACCTACGCTCCTCCGCCGACCCCCATCGCCCCCCTCAAACCAACGACCTCGCCTCCTCATCCTCCTAA
- a CDS encoding HNH endonuclease: MQGVVLDRPTLVLNRHWQPVNVASVARCLVMVYNESARIVDPDDFRLYTWEDWARLTPRDDEPSIRCVNFRLKVPEVITLTRYDKYRENTVTFSRRNIFKRDHGTCQYCGCKPGSEALTIDHVRPRSQGGVSSWENCVLACVECNSRKANRTPEQAGMVLKRKPFRPNWKPIYAHSGIRIESWSKFISEAYWNVSLDES, from the coding sequence ATGCAAGGAGTCGTTCTGGACCGTCCGACCTTGGTTCTCAACCGTCACTGGCAGCCGGTCAACGTCGCTTCGGTGGCCCGCTGTTTGGTCATGGTGTACAACGAGTCGGCTCGGATTGTTGACCCCGACGATTTCCGGCTTTACACCTGGGAGGATTGGGCCCGTCTGACTCCCCGCGACGACGAGCCGTCGATTCGCTGCGTGAACTTTCGGCTCAAGGTGCCCGAAGTCATTACCTTGACCCGTTACGACAAGTATCGCGAGAACACCGTCACCTTCTCCCGACGCAACATTTTTAAACGGGACCACGGCACTTGTCAGTACTGCGGTTGCAAGCCCGGCAGCGAGGCTTTGACGATCGACCACGTTCGACCCCGCTCTCAGGGCGGGGTCTCTTCTTGGGAGAATTGCGTGTTGGCGTGCGTCGAGTGTAACTCCCGCAAGGCGAACCGGACTCCAGAGCAGGCCGGCATGGTCCTCAAACGCAAGCCGTTCCGGCCCAACTGGAAGCCGATTTACGCCCACTCCGGCATCCGAATCGAATCCTGGTCCAAGTTCATCTCTGAAGCCTATTGGAACGTCAGCCTCGACGAGTCCTGA
- a CDS encoding GDP-mannose 4,6-dehydratase, with protein MRYLVTGGAGFIGGHLCERLIAQGHEVLALDDLSTGSFDNLQRLDGHERFEFRCASVLERRVVERCVRECQGVYHLASAVGVKLVVDQPVKTIETIVGGTEVVLNSCARYRRPVLLTSTSEVYGKSPKVPFAESDDCVMGPTTTRRWAYACAKALDEFHALAYWHQARLPVVIARLFNTVGPRQTGRYGMVIPRFVAQGLAGEPITVYGDGRQSRCFAHVKDVVGALCGLMDHPRARGEVFNIGNDQEVTILQLAERVRDLTGGRSEIRLIPYHEAYTVGFEDMMRRVPDLSKIRRLIGYRPTYDLDAILRDVIAEAQAAAPGSSTLSTS; from the coding sequence GTGCGATACCTGGTCACCGGAGGCGCGGGATTCATCGGCGGTCATCTGTGCGAGCGGCTGATCGCCCAAGGACACGAGGTTCTGGCGCTGGACGATCTGTCCACTGGCTCTTTTGACAACCTCCAGCGGCTCGACGGCCACGAGCGGTTCGAGTTTCGCTGCGCCTCGGTACTGGAACGTCGGGTCGTTGAACGTTGCGTGCGCGAATGCCAAGGGGTTTATCATCTCGCTAGCGCTGTGGGGGTCAAGTTGGTCGTGGATCAACCGGTCAAGACGATCGAAACGATCGTAGGTGGCACCGAAGTGGTCCTGAACTCCTGCGCCCGTTATCGGCGTCCGGTGCTTCTGACCTCGACGAGCGAAGTGTATGGCAAGAGTCCCAAAGTTCCCTTCGCCGAGTCGGACGACTGCGTGATGGGGCCGACGACCACGCGGCGCTGGGCTTATGCCTGCGCTAAGGCGTTGGACGAGTTTCACGCCCTCGCCTACTGGCACCAAGCTCGTCTGCCCGTGGTGATTGCCCGGTTGTTCAACACGGTTGGCCCCCGGCAAACCGGACGCTACGGCATGGTCATTCCTCGCTTCGTGGCTCAGGGATTGGCAGGCGAACCGATCACGGTCTATGGCGACGGCCGCCAGTCCCGCTGCTTCGCCCACGTCAAGGATGTGGTGGGGGCGCTGTGCGGCTTGATGGATCATCCCCGCGCTCGCGGCGAAGTCTTCAATATCGGCAACGACCAGGAAGTCACTATCCTCCAACTGGCCGAACGGGTGCGCGACCTTACTGGGGGACGCTCCGAAATCCGACTGATACCCTATCACGAAGCTTACACCGTGGGCTTCGAGGATATGATGAGGCGGGTGCCCGACCTCTCCAAGATTCGACGCTTGATCGGCTATCGCCCGACCTACGATCTCGACGCGATCCTCCGCGACGTGATCGCCGAAGCCCAAGCCGCTGCTCCAGGTTCGTCCACCCTCTCGACATCTTGA